A window of Plasmodium malariae genome assembly, chromosome: 12 genomic DNA:
TTCTTCTGAGAAATATCTAATAAACTGTTCGAAACACTATTATTACTTTGAATCCCTAAATTGTGATTACTTTTTATGTCGTATATATTTCCTGATGAAGGTACAGAATTGTTGGATTTATTCAAACCTAAATTCGTATTACTAGTCAAGGTGCTATTACTATTGCTGTTACTGCTACAAAGGTTATTACTACCACcactattaatattactactactagtATTGTTCATGTTATCACTATTACTTGTACTGCTATTTTGCGCTTGTGTATTACCGGATAAGGCTCCCGTAAACTTTGACATTCCGCTATTTGTAGATGATTGATTATTATTAACGCTTAGGGGATTTCCAAATATGGATGTGCTACTGTTCTGGTTGTTgcttttcataaatatactgctttcattattcttattactaaatatattattgcttTGATCAAACCCTTTAAATGGTGAGCTAAAATTATTCACACTAGATGTATTCGTATTCTTCATAAGTGTTAAGGCGCCACcactattactactactaaaAAAGTTTGTAGCTGTATTTGTTGAGTTTTGAAAATTACTAAAATTGTTGatcttatttaaattttctaaattttgcttatttttgttatctAAATTTGTTGCATCGGAAAGTCCTCCTCCTATTTGTTTATGTCTATTTTTTAGATTCGGATAATCCAAGACCccattttcaaaataatggCCACTACCTGTGTAATTACTAGaatgtgcatttttttttcgttttttctttgcatgcgaaatattgaaaattttggGGTGCAAATTAATAAACATTTCTAACtgctcatttattttatgaatacttttttttatctctaatttattattcatataatttaaaaaccatatgaaaatattgtaCGTAGAATGCTCTTGAGAATAccaatatttatgtataataaaattagttatgtgataaaaaatttctatattattgaatttttttttttcactaaatagaatatttttgaattcaataatataataatttttctgatTATCCATATCTTTTGATATTTCTTTTCTGTTACTTTCCGTTTTACTATTTCGAACATTACTTATCATATCTTCCTTATTTGTATCATATTCATCATCACCATCATTCGAATATGCAACTGTATTTACAGATTTTAGGGATCTTTTTTTAGACTCCTTGTAATTATGCCTTAACCTACCATTTGGGTCTTGTATCGTATTTTTAGTATCCTCTTCTTCTCCTTCTAAATGCCTTAATGTTTTCAAGTTAACTTGTTtcttattatgaaaaaagtcaaataataaacacactattactaaaattttttgataatacAAATTTTCACAATCAAGTTTTCGTACTACTACGCTTTGTAATTTTCTTAATACCTCTTCTATATTATAATCAATAATTAACTTATccacatttttattactactactgttACTGGTATGTGTTCCATACATTTTCTCATCATATAAACAAACTCGATAAAAGTGCATGTaccattttcttttaaaatcaTTTCCAAAATGTcttatattcaaaatagctgaaaaataatttaacagATTATCCTTATAATTGGACGTTACTAAACATCTTGGCTTGTTCTTTTTGGGGGTTGAATGTATTTGctcataaattatttctttatcatatattttttcgttcttgtttttttcatttccttcttcataattttttctcttcctGCCTTGTGAAATCATGTCGTTCTCTATGGTTTATTCGAAAGAGAAACAAGGAAAACCGGAAAAGAAACGAAATGAAAAgaggaggaaaaaaaatagaaatgacgaaaaaatgggaaaactTATGATAACGATGATAGTAATGATTatgcgaaaaaaaaaggaggatAAAATAGACTTTTCGCGTGCCCcttaaaacataattttcccttttttcttaACAAGTTAATGTACAACACAATAACTGTTTTACTACGATGTTAAAACATtaagttaataaaaatcaGTGGTTTGTACGCTATAACGTAAAATATGGTAATAAAACTCCTTGCTCTCTTCtctctatatatatagcataaACATAATGTTGccttttcaaaaattttcttcgttaattaattataaatttgtatgaacatgtcataatatataaatacaattactttgataatatacatacatacatacatatatacatataatgcaTAATGTAAAACGTAGAACATGTTAAGGTTACTACTATGCAAATtgtataatgatataaatgtttCATAATATACGAACGTGAAAAACgtacatataaacaattatacatatataaataattatacatatataaacaattatacatatataaataattatacatatataaataattatacatatataaataattatacatatatacataaatatacatacataaataaatatatataaataaatacacatacaaaaataaataaataaatatacatataaatatacatatatatgaataaatatatatataaatatacatatatataatatatatacgtataaacCAAATAGTTTGTAgggataaaataaacaaattaaaaagattaaaattttttcaaaatttccttttctttttttttttttggaagtCTTCTCTTTTCTTCagtcttcctttttttcattactgATTTGGTGGGGATTCGGAAATATCACgattgttataatttttaatgattcatttacaattatttttatttattggaGAGCACCCATgttattgtaaatatattatatagatacgtacgtatgtattgtatgtatataatttataagtataccccattattatacatatatatgtatagtatatacatatatgtatatatacatatgttctTATAGGCATAAggcattttttataacttaATGAGGTAATAAATGCACATTATAtgtcatataaatatatatgatgaaCCTTATTACTATGATTATTTTTGAGCATCTTActtatgcatacatatacatatatatatatatatatatatatatatatatatatatatatatatatatatgacgtataatatataatattatgaatatattttttttgtacgccttaaaatgaaaaaaaaatatttacaaaatttacaTCTTTTTAaagggaaaaagaaaattcatataaaataaatatgatttattttaatgtatataaatgtacattgcgtaagtacatgtatacgtacatatatgcaattactaatatttatttattggaACTTTTGTGAATTGGGGTATTTCTGTATTTCTGtatttgcatatttattcatgtaagcatatgcatatttgtttttatgcGTACCAACCACTACAAATTCAAAATagtttgttttttatataagagcaaagcaaaaataaacacaagtttaatattttccccttcacaatatacatatacagtTATGTTATGAACGTAATATCGTATAATACACACGTAAAATAGTTATCAACTTTTCAGTAAAAACAattgaattttataaattatgtagTTTTAAACAATCAATAGAAAAAATGTTGAAGGAATATTTAATTctgaaagaataaaaagaaaagcatATGAGATACTTTTTGTAAGGTAACAAAAGAATTCTTctttagcttttttttttttttttcaattttagagatatatttaaaagcaggaaaaaaaaaaagattataaaAGTACTCTAtccatttacatattttgcGTACTGAGTCTCGCGGAAGTtcgaacaaatatataacgtacacatatatatataaatatgtatatacatatatgtacaggTATGTAtacacgtatgtatatatataagtcgTAGTACTACTGagtacctttttttttttttttaaaagaacaaTTAAATGAAGGtttaaaacgaaaaaaacaaattgaaGTAActtgtatattttgtaaagaaaaaatgattatataagaaaaatgtacCATTTCGGAAAACCCTGTATTAACCATTTTGTTGTAAGCTGTAGTATTTTAtagcaaaaatatttatcagtATTAATCGCTCATTAGTCGTGAATCCTTATAAAATACCCCTCATTTTGTACTTttgtacatacgtacatatatatatatatatatatatatatatatatatatgtacccatatatgtaatataaactTATTTTGACGgtgaacaaaaaagaaacttGGGAATATTCTccattccattttattttatgcattttattcatttactttattcatttactttattcatttactttattttttcatgatTACTATAAAATAGAAATCAAAAAGTAATTACATCGCCCATTTATGAAACAAGAGAATAAATGTTATGCCATTCATTCTGagttgtaatatattattatgctAAATATATGAAACCATTTGTGTTCAAgttttaatataaagtaCCGTTTTGTACCTgaacttttcttttttttatatagagAAAATGTACAGTTAgagaacagaaaaaaaaaaaaaaaaaaaaaatgtaacatGAGAATTAAATCTGTCCAAATCATTTGTCTCGCTACATGTACACCTTTTAAAAgtaccatatatatacatatacgtacatttttttattgtattttatttttttttttttgtgtaatcTTTAATGTAAAACGAGCTAAATGTAATATAGTGtaaattgtttaaaaatatgcatcaTCATTATAAACGCaataaacatgtatatagAGTATTACTTAAAAGCACTTTTGTCCACTTCTCCAGTTTTGAATGGTCCtccatataaataattaagatttctaataaattgaacaaaaaaagaaatgaaaaaaattcgAAACATAGcaatttaattgttttttcctcttcttaaattttaaacCGTTTTTTGCaacaataacaaaaaaaaaaaaaaaataatcgaAATAATGCAAAGGATggatattcttttttatatagaaaaGAAGTGCTTCATTGGCGAAGTCAGAAAAATTTGTCATACTGTTTATcgaaaacattttttttattttttattatttttttaattgtagaacaaataaaaagtattgtAAGATAAAAAAACGTCTGTGTGTATGAAACAACATTTGCTTACAAAACAGTCtacaaaatatgtaataatgcGAGGGgttgttttttttcaaatttttccatttttcaaGTGTCATATTTGTTAAAACGCTTTTTTAGAATGCTACAATTAACTCCTTTTGTTGTTCAAAATTGTCGATCAACAATTCACTTTACACAAAACTCTTAatggtttttttttaaaaaaaaaaaaaaaaaaaaaaaaaaaagttgtagtatggtgtatatataaattggCATATTTTTcactaaaaaatattctctgtaataaagagaaaaaaaagaaaaagaaaaagaaaaaatagaatataaaggataaaacaaaaaaaaaaaaaaaaacttgcTTATTTCTCAAGAAATTTTCCttgtgtaatatttttattaatttcctGACTGGTGTATTCTgctaatatgaaaataataaaaaataattacagagacatatatatgctctattgaaaatattttttcataacaCAAAAAATGTGCAGTTTACAGAACGGTATTTTTTAGGACATTTTTTATGCCTTATACATGATTTAAATTCGATTTTGTTTTTGCAAAAATCTATCCAAAAATTATTCTCTAATAAATTCGCAGAATGGTGTATTTAGTTTCTTAAATTGTTGTAGGTTCTTAATTTTGTTTGtattcctattttttaatccaaatattttatttttatcctttatTCCTATCTTTTATcccaattttttatttcacatcctttttttttttttttttttttcaatttgttGTAGCTATTGGTGAGGTACTCCAATTTGCCTGAACGTTATATTACTAATGGTTGCAAACATATATGAATGTGCACATGTACACgtaatatattgtatttcTAAGTGCTGTTAAAAggggataaaaaaaaaaaaaaaaaaaaaaaaaaaagaatacacACATAAGGGTAATAAAGGCGAACAACTCCCACGCTCAATACGCATCTTTATTACTCGCTAATTTTGTTCACTATTATTTCCCCCTAATTATACACACCATTACCACGCAGTAGCACTTACGAATAATCTATGCAAAGAGAGGGGAACATGAAAATCAGAgggatatatttttttctcctcgGTTTATGGATTTTTTCGGTGTGTGATTGTAAAAGGGATATAGGGGACttgttaaattttattgGTAGAAAAAAGGCGTTTAGTAtgggaaaaagaaaagatacGAAATTTTATATGGAGGGAAATAGAACAAAGGTAGTAATAGGCGAAGAAAAGGAATTTGCATTAAATgatgataattatataagagaattgaaaaatgtaaaagtaaaaagaaatataagcGAAGCTTTACATATGGCTACATATGAAGAGATGAAGAGAGACAagaatgtatatgtattagGTGAAGATGTCGGGTTATATGGAGGTTCCTATAAAGTTACAAAAAATCTAGCTCATTTTTTTGGTTTTGCAAGAGTATTAGATACTCCAATATGTGAAAATTCTTTTATGGGTTTAGGTATAGGATCATCTATAAATGGACTAAGACCAATAATTGAAGGAATGAATTTATCCTTTTTGATATTAGCATTTAATCAAATATCTAATAATGCATGTATGTTGAGATATATGTGTGATGGGCAATTTAATATACCTATTGTTATTAGAGGACCTGGAGGGGTTGGAAAACAATTGGGACCTGAGCATTCGCAAAGAATAGAATCATATTTAATGAGTATACCAGGAATAAAAATTGTATCTTGTTCTACACCTTTTAATGCTAGAGGATTATTAAAATCGTCTATTAGAGATAATAAccctatattatttttagagcatgttttattatataatatagagGATGATATTCCTCTTTTACCATATACATTACCTATTGATAAAGCAGAAGTAGTTAAAACAGGTATACATCTTACTATTTTATGTTATGGTATTACAAGACACATTGCAATGGAAGCAGCGAAAGAACTAAGTACAATTAACATTGATGTAGAAGTAATAGACTTAATTTCATTAAAGCCTTTTGATATGGAAACTATAGAATATTCtcttaaaaaaacaaataaatgctTAATTTTGGATGAGTCTGCAGGATTTGGGGGTATAGGAGCTGAATTGTATACACAAATTGTAGAAAAATTTTCTTCCTACTTAAAAAGAAAACCTGTTCGCCTATGCACCAAAGATGTACCTATTGCTTATTCTAATAAATTTGAAGACGCCTGTATAGTAAAAAAGGAGGATGTGGTATATATGGCCACCTACATGCATTCCTAAAAATACAAGGAGGGACGGGGGTATCGTTCGCTATTCCTTTGTTGGAAAGACCTCATATTTCGTCATTTCGTCATTTCGTCATTTCTTCGTTTCTTCGTTTCTTCGTTTCTTCAATTCTTCGTTTCTTCGTTTCGTCATTTCTTCGTTTCTTCGTTTCTTCGTTTCTTCGTTTCTTCGTTTTTTCGTTTCTTCGTTTCTtcgttttttc
This region includes:
- the PmUG01_12070600 gene encoding pyruvate dehydrogenase E1 component subunit beta, putative, with translation MQREGNMKIRGIYFFLLGLWIFSVCDCKRDIGDLLNFIGRKKAFSMGKRKDTKFYMEGNRTKVVIGEEKEFALNDDNYIRELKNVKVKRNISEALHMATYEEMKRDKNVYVLGEDVGLYGGSYKVTKNLAHFFGFARVLDTPICENSFMGLGIGSSINGLRPIIEGMNLSFLILAFNQISNNACMLRYMCDGQFNIPIVIRGPGGVGKQLGPEHSQRIESYLMSIPGIKIVSCSTPFNARGLLKSSIRDNNPILFLEHVLLYNIEDDIPLLPYTLPIDKAEVVKTGIHLTILCYGITRHIAMEAAKELSTINIDVEVIDLISLKPFDMETIEYSLKKTNKCLILDESAGFGGIGAELYTQIVEKFSSYLKRKPVRLCTKDVPIAYSNKFEDACIVKKEDVVYMATYMHS